The proteins below come from a single Alphaproteobacteria bacterium genomic window:
- a CDS encoding PHP domain-containing protein produces the protein MSYAELQVTSNFSFLRGASRAEELVARAAELGVCAIAITDRNTVAGIVRAHRAAKEVGIQFVVGVRLDFQDETSVLCYPTNRAAYGRLTRLLTLGKRRAPKGECWITQEDFFAYAEGMIAVVLPFAPLDDPGKPMAEASLALDSPFAENVRRIKKNLPGRTYLAASFLYRGDDKVRLRLLASLAQSCGTPLVATNDVHYHEPSRRPLQDVLTCIREHCTIDDAGYRVFGNAERHVKSPEEMLRLFGDYPEAVHRTQEIAARCTFSLDALRYEYPTETVPGGGTAQAELARLTWLGAKRSYPNGVPPSVRAALEHELDLIGRLGFAPYFLTVHDIVRFANSRKILCQGRGSAANSIVCYCLGITAVDPEKVSLLFERFISAERNEPPDIDVDFEHERREEVIQYIYQKYGRHRAGMTATYISYRWRSAIREVTKALGLSEDVGAALAGYTWGSGHTGVNDDQVRELGLDPTDRRLHQALILARALLGFPRHLSQHPGGFVITRGSLSEVVPIANAAMEDRTMIEWDKDDIDAL, from the coding sequence GTGAGTTATGCCGAACTCCAGGTAACCAGCAATTTCAGTTTTTTGCGCGGCGCATCGCGGGCGGAAGAACTTGTCGCCCGGGCGGCGGAACTCGGAGTTTGCGCGATCGCGATCACGGATCGAAATACCGTCGCTGGAATTGTGCGCGCCCACCGCGCGGCAAAGGAGGTCGGTATCCAGTTCGTGGTCGGGGTGCGGCTCGACTTTCAAGATGAGACGAGCGTGCTGTGTTACCCGACGAACCGGGCCGCCTATGGCCGCCTCACGCGGCTTTTGACGCTGGGCAAGCGGCGGGCGCCGAAGGGCGAATGCTGGATTACCCAAGAGGATTTCTTTGCCTATGCCGAAGGGATGATCGCGGTCGTCTTGCCGTTTGCCCCCCTCGATGATCCCGGAAAGCCGATGGCTGAGGCGTCGTTGGCGCTCGATTCGCCGTTTGCCGAGAACGTACGCCGAATCAAAAAAAACCTGCCGGGGCGAACCTATCTGGCGGCGAGTTTTCTTTACCGCGGCGACGACAAGGTGCGCCTGCGCTTGCTCGCGTCCCTAGCCCAATCGTGTGGGACGCCGCTTGTCGCGACGAACGACGTCCACTATCACGAACCGTCGCGTCGCCCGCTCCAAGACGTGCTGACGTGCATTCGAGAGCATTGCACCATCGACGATGCCGGCTACCGCGTATTCGGCAACGCTGAACGGCACGTGAAGTCTCCCGAAGAGATGCTGCGGTTGTTTGGCGATTATCCGGAGGCCGTACATCGTACCCAGGAAATTGCCGCGCGGTGCACGTTCAGCCTGGATGCGTTGCGTTACGAGTATCCCACCGAGACGGTGCCGGGCGGTGGGACGGCCCAAGCCGAACTCGCGCGGCTGACATGGCTCGGTGCCAAGCGGAGTTACCCGAACGGAGTGCCGCCGTCGGTCCGCGCGGCGCTGGAGCATGAGCTCGACCTCATCGGTCGATTAGGGTTTGCGCCGTATTTTTTGACGGTCCACGACATCGTCCGGTTCGCCAATAGCCGAAAAATCCTCTGCCAGGGACGCGGGTCGGCGGCCAATTCCATCGTGTGCTATTGCCTGGGGATCACGGCTGTCGACCCCGAAAAAGTATCACTGTTGTTCGAGCGCTTTATTTCGGCCGAGCGTAACGAGCCGCCTGACATCGACGTCGATTTCGAACACGAACGTCGTGAAGAGGTCATTCAATACATCTACCAGAAATATGGCCGCCATCGGGCTGGGATGACCGCGACCTACATCAGTTACCGGTGGCGCAGCGCGATCCGTGAAGTAACCAAAGCCCTCGGGCTATCCGAAGACGTGGGCGCCGCCCTGGCGGGTTATACCTGGGGGTCGGGCCACACCGGGGTCAACGACGACCAGGTGCGCGAGCTCGGCCTCGATCCGACCGATCGCCGCCTCCACCAGGCGTTGATCCTGGCTCGGGCGCTCCTGGGGTTCCCGCGCCATCTGTCGCAACACCCCGGCGGATTTGTCATCACCCGCGGGTCGTTGTCGGAGGTCGTGCCGATCGCCAACGCCGCGATGGAAGATCGCACGATGATCGAGTGGGACAAGGACGACATCGACGCGCT
- a CDS encoding type II toxin-antitoxin system VapC family toxin, with product MIAVVDSSVAIKWFVREHGHDQALALLDRQDELFAPDVIVSDVIDGVWARIIAGQIGNDQGSAIVAAVTSGVPTLVSVSDFAEEALQTAMGMDRLAHLAMYFACVERLEGGFVTADADAALMAREKLGAERVTLLSGLSS from the coding sequence ATGATCGCAGTTGTCGATTCAAGCGTGGCGATCAAATGGTTCGTGCGCGAACACGGGCACGACCAGGCGCTCGCTTTGCTCGACCGACAGGACGAACTGTTTGCGCCCGATGTGATCGTTTCGGATGTGATCGACGGCGTGTGGGCCAGGATCATTGCCGGTCAAATCGGCAACGACCAAGGTAGCGCGATTGTGGCGGCGGTGACGTCGGGAGTGCCGACCTTGGTGTCGGTGTCCGACTTTGCCGAAGAAGCCTTGCAAACCGCTATGGGGATGGACCGGCTAGCCCATTTGGCGATGTATTTTGCCTGCGTAGAGAGGCTCGAAGGCGGTTTTGTAACGGCCGACGCAGACGCGGCGCTGATGGCCCGCGAGAAGCTCGGCGCGGAGCGAGTCACGCTGCTGTCCGGGTTGTCGTCGTGA
- a CDS encoding DNA-binding protein, giving the protein MANLTIRNIDDDVVFALKKRAQRNHRSLEAELRDMLTVMSRKPQMKFLAERIASMTPERAPASLRQGPARIAP; this is encoded by the coding sequence ATGGCGAATTTGACGATCAGGAACATCGACGACGATGTGGTGTTCGCGCTTAAGAAACGCGCACAACGGAATCACAGGTCGTTGGAGGCCGAGCTGCGCGACATGCTGACGGTGATGTCGCGCAAACCCCAGATGAAGTTCTTGGCCGAACGGATTGCATCGATGACGCCGGAACGCGCCCCTGCCTCGCTCAGACAAGGACCTGCTCGGATCGCGCCATGA